The Leptospira selangorensis genome segment GATATATTAGAAAGAACATAGATCTGTCCCACGGTATGTTTTCGAGATACAGTTAAACTGCAGGAACCACTTTCATCTAAATAAAACTTTTCTTTGATCGGTAAATGATAACCTGAAAAAGGTTCCGTTTCCGATTCTAAAACTTCCGACTTCAAAACTTTTGCGGAGAATAACATTTTTCCCGAAGGATCCAATGCACTTACTGTCCGGACCTCTTCTCCCGGAAAGTTTTCGTTTCCGATAAAACCGCCTGCAAATAATCTTTCTCCCGCACTATTGATGGAGCGGTATAATTCCCAACGCCTGCTATATTTATACACTTCATAGTTGGTAAGAAGATGTTCCATTCCACCTCTTCCATTCAGCTCCATTCTATTACCGTTCAATACCAAATATCCTTTTGCAGGAACGGAAGAGAATGCCATGTCCGCTTGTACAAAACTATCTTTTTCAGGTAGATGTATCTTTCCTCCGGAAAGAGAAACTGCTTTGGACCAACCGGTTTTATAACTGATAACAAGTTCGGCAGTGTCGGTGATCATTTTTATCTCCGGGCCGCCTTCTCCTTTATAAACAGAACTATCATAAATTTCTAATTCTAGATTTCCGCTCTCTGCTTTGAGTTCGTCTTTAGAATATTCTCTGGTGGAAAATTGGGTTCCATTCTCTTTGTCGTAAACGACTAAGCTTACTCCGCAGTTTTTTGTGCCTGGACCTAGATTACTTATGATGAATGTTGCGAAGATCCAGGTTTTATCATCCGTATAAGAATAATTCCAGGCCTGGAAATAACCTTCTTGGGCATAGGGATGAAATCCCATTTCGTGTTTGTTTGTTTTTCTGGCCTGGATCTTTGTTTCGTCTGCTGATAATTTCCATTCTCCTAAAGCGCAAAATATTAGGGAGAAGACCAAAATGGATTTGGAAAGAATAGATTTAGATCGTTTAAAAGAACAATCGTTCGCCGAAGGATTTTCGGATGAGAAAAACATGGGGATCAATTCCTAACCCTGGTTTTAATCTCCGGCAAGCAATTTTTGAACTTAACTACAATCAGAATCTATTTTATCCTCTTCCGATCTGGATGCCGGTACACAGGAGGATTCGAAAATATCACTTAAGCATCTGATCTCATAAGAAGGATGATCCTTCACACCTTTTGCTTTCATTTCGTCCCTTTCCATTCTGATCCCGTCTACGTGGATCCAAGAGTCCGACTCCGATTTTCCGTCGGTTTCTATCCGGGCATAGATCAGATATTCATAATCTCCGAACTTCTTCATAAAAATTTTGGAATATCTAAAATCTGTTCTTACTAATTTTCTTCGGAAGTAACGCAGTTCGTTAGATTGAGAACCTTGGAGAGAATCATAGAACCTATTTACGGAATGTATAATTCCTAAAAAACCCAATTGATCCGTTTTTAATTTCATCCAACCGAAATGTTCCTCTACATCTTTGTTTTTTCTAACCTTCATAAAAATCCTCCGGGAAAACGGGTTTTAGCTGAAGGAAATGGCTGAAAAAAATTTAGAGTTTTGGAAAAAAATGGGACCCAAGAGATAAACTTAGCTTTCTCACATGGGACCTTTGAATCGAACTTCAGGAGTTTTTATGCGGAGCATTTTAAATTCGAATGGGTTCTGGTCCGGAATTTTTCCTTTTTGGATCATTTTTTTTCCGTTTCAAACCAATTCTTAATAAAAAAAATCCAAGGAAAATCCCACTGCAACAACTACCTCTTTAAGGAAAGAGAAACACATTGGGATCCTTGGACACGATATACAGACGGGAAAGAGATAGAATCCTAGCATGGGTTCGTTCCAGGGTTGCGGATCCGGAAGAAGCGGAAGATCTTCTTCAGGAATCTTTTTTAACCGCTGTAACTGAACTGGATTCCGCTGGGTCTATTGAATATCTTCTAGCTTATGTGTATGCGGTTCTTCGCAATAAAGTCGGGGACTGGTACAGATTTAAAAAAGCGGGGAAGTATTCTAACACTCGTTTAGAGCAGGAGTTTTTCTTAGAGGATGCAATCCCTGATAAAGCAGCAGGACCTGAAAAGGAATTTTACAGAAGTCTTGTGCTCCAGGAATTAGCGATCGCTATCGAAGAGCTCCCTGAAGAACAAAGATCCGCGTTTGTTGAAAACGTGTTCGAAGGAAAATCCTTCAGAGAAATTTCGGAAGCAACCGGAATTCCAGAAGGAACTCTCTCGGCACGAAAATCTTACGCTAAGGATTTTTTAGCAAAACGTTTGAAGGACCTCAAGGTTTTCTTTCTGGAAGAGTTTTGAGTTTTGGAGGAAAACCATGCACGGTTCGGACGAGTTTAGACATAGATTAGGGAAATTTTTTCTGATCATATTCTTTATGCCGTTGTTCTTTTTCGGTTTGGCTTATGCGGTTTGTCAACTTTGGAACTGGCTGCTTCCTGATATTTTCGGGATCAAGCAAATCAGTTACTGGCAAGCTTTAGGTTTGTTCGTTCTTTCACATATTTTGTTTAAAGGCGGACACTGGTTTGGTCATGGTCATCACCACGGTCATAGAGAAAGAGCACATTGGAAACGTAGAATGAAAGAGAAGATGAGACACAAACTTCAGCAGAAGTTAGATCAAATCGATCGCGAATTAAGGGAGTAAAATTATGTTTATGGAAGTAAATCATATCGGTATCACCTCCCGTGATCCGGAAGTAAGCGCGAATTTTTATCGTGAAATTTTCGGTCTCCCCCAAGAGGAGGAGACCGAAAAGGCTGCGAAAGTTCTTGGCATCGGAAAATCGAATATAGCGATTTACGGAGAGAAGAATGATCCTGCTTCTC includes the following:
- a CDS encoding RNA polymerase sigma factor yields the protein MGSLDTIYRRERDRILAWVRSRVADPEEAEDLLQESFLTAVTELDSAGSIEYLLAYVYAVLRNKVGDWYRFKKAGKYSNTRLEQEFFLEDAIPDKAAGPEKEFYRSLVLQELAIAIEELPEEQRSAFVENVFEGKSFREISEATGIPEGTLSARKSYAKDFLAKRLKDLKVFFLEEF
- a CDS encoding LIC_13246 family protein produces the protein MKVRKNKDVEEHFGWMKLKTDQLGFLGIIHSVNRFYDSLQGSQSNELRYFRRKLVRTDFRYSKIFMKKFGDYEYLIYARIETDGKSESDSWIHVDGIRMERDEMKAKGVKDHPSYEIRCLSDIFESSCVPASRSEEDKIDSDCS